GATTATCATCTTCGTGCAGCTCAGGGTTACCAAACAGAGCAAATTTAGATTGCTTGATATTTTATGGCTTTTGGCCTGGTTTGGGTTCATTCACGGAATAAGCGAATTCATCGATATGTTCATGCTCATTAAAGGGAACCTTCTTTTCCTAAGAATTCTTGGTGCCTTGGTTTTGTTTATTTCTTTCTTATTTCTCTTCTTATTCGGTTATCGGATGATTAATATCGGCGAGAGAAAGAGACTCGGGTCTTGGTTTCCATTTACAATCGCCCTTTTATTTTTTGGACTGCCAGCAGTATTTGGAGCAACATCTTTTGATAACTGGAATATTTCATCAAGATACTTTTTGGGTTTTCCAGGTGCGATTTTAAGTGCTATTGGATTTGTTTTATATTATAAAAGTGAAGCTAAGAAATTAGGAGAAGCCAAAGTTAAAAAATATTTTATTCTTATCGCTTTATTATTTGGGCTTTATGCGATATTTGGAGGGTGGGTAGTCCCCCAAGCGAATTTTTATCCAGCTTCGGCGATAAACAACGCATGGTTTACTTCCTCGTTTGGCATTCCTGTTCAAATTTTCCGTGCTATGATTGCGGTGGGAATTGCCTGGTCTCTCTGGAATATAGTGAACATTTTCAATGTAGAAGAGACTGTCGAGCATAGGCGTGTGAACGAGGAGCTTCGAGAAAGCGAGGAACGCTACCGCAAACTTGTAGAGTTGTCTCCGGATGCAATATCAATTCACAGCGAGGGCAAGATTGTATTTATCAATGCTGCCGGTGCGAAACTTCTTGGTGCTGCAAATCCTGAACAATTGATTGGAAAACCAGTGATGGATTTCGTTCATCCTGATTATCGGGATATCGCCAGGGAGCGAATCCAATTGATGGGAGAGGAAGGGAAGAACGTATCTCCTGCTGAACAAAAGTTCATCAAACTTGACGGGTCAGTTATAGATGTAGAGGTGATAGCAATGCCTTTCACCTATCAGGGTAAGTCCGGGATACAGGTAATCATCCGCGATATTACAGAGCATAAGATGGCGGAGGAGGCATTGATACAATCTGAAGAAAAATATCGCATGTTAATAGATAACATTCAGGATGGCGTGTTCATTATACAGGGTGATAAGATCCAATTTGCCAATGAAGCATTTGCCAAAGTGGTTGGATACACGGTGCAAGAAGTTATAGGAAAGGACTTTAGAGAACTTGTTGCACCGGAGGATTTGAAGATAGTTGCAGATCATTATCATCGAAGGCAGGCGGGAGAGGATATCCCTCGTGAATATGAATTCCATATGCTGCACAAGGACGGGAGAAACAGAATGCTTGTCAATATGAACGTTGGACTTATCACTTTTCGCGGCGGGATGGCAAGTATGGGGACAGTGAAGGATATAACGGAAAAGAAAAAACTTGAGTCGCAGTTACTCCGAGCGCAGCGGATGGACAGCATAGGAACGCTCGCCAGCGGCATAGCACACGACATCAACAATGTGCTGACACCAATAATGCTGTCACAGGAACTATTACAAGAAAAATTCACAGATGAAGAAAGCCATAGATTGCTTAATGCAATCGAGAGGAGTACACAACGCGGAGCTAGTTTGATGAAACAGGTTATGTCATATGCAAGAGGCGTTGAGGGTGAACGCAATGCGCTTCAAATAGCGCACCTTATATCGGAGATAAGGCAGATAGCAAAAGAGACTTTCCCAAGAAATATTGAAATCAGAACTGATATACCTAAAGACCTGTGGAATATCTCTGGAGATGCCACACAGTTGCATCAGGTTTTAATGAACCTCTGCGTGAATGCACGTGATGCGATGCCAGACGGCGGAATACTTCGCATATCTGCTGAAAATCTATTCATTGATGAAGATTACGCTCATATCAATAATGATGCCAAAGTCGGTCCATACATTGTAGTCACAGTATCTGATACAGGAACTGGAATTTCTCCCGGCATATTGGATAGGATTTTTGAGCCATTTTTTACGACAAAGGAACATGGAAAAGGCACAGGACTAGGTCTTTCTACAGCACTTGGGATTATGAAAAGTCATGGTGGGTTTATAACAGTATATAGCGAGATTGGAAAAGGAAGTGTATTTAAAGTTTATTTGCCTGCTATTACAACAACTGAAACACTGAAAGCGCAGCAGCATCAACATGAACTGCCGGTGGGTCATGGAGAGTCAATTCTTGTTGTTGATGATGAAGACCAGATTCTTGAGTTAACCAGAAAAACATTGGAAACACATGGATATAGAGTAATCACAGCCAATAATGGAGAAGAGGCGATTGCATTGTACAAACAAAATAGAGAAATAATAAAACTTGTTCTTATGGATATGATGATGCCGGTAATGGAGGGTCAGGAAAGCATTAGAATAATAAGCGGAGTCAATCCTGAAGTCAAAATCATCGCAGTTAGTGGATTGGCAGAGAAGGATAAACTTAAAAAAATCGCCGAGGCTCATGTAAATGCCTTTTTACCAAAGCCTTACACTGCCGAGAAATTATTGAAAACTATACATGAAGTTATAGGTGCAAAACATGGTGCCGGTGAGCATGTCTAATTAAAACAGAAGAAACGAGATGATGAATAGGAAAATCCATTTATCTGATACGCAGATCAAAATATTAGTTGTAGATGATGAGAAAGTTATAGTAAATACATTGAGGATGTCTCTTGAATCAGATAACTACAAAGTTGTCGAAGCATACACTGGTGACGGAGCGATAGAGAAAGCACGCAGCGAAGCTCCTGATTTAATCTTATTGGATATCATGCTTAGAGACATGACTGGCTATGAGGTATGTAACAGGATTAGAAAAGATCCATTGACCCGATCAATTCCAATTATTATGCTGACAGGGATGGGTGAAATAGGAAGAATGGCAGGCATGGAATTAGGGGCAGATGAATATATTACAAAGCCATTTAATCTAAATGAACTTAAATCGAAAATTCGTACTGTTCTGCGGCGTTAGGCGGTCTGGATAAGGATATATTGAAATTAGCTAATCCTGTGAAACGGGTCGTCCACAGCATTGGTACACCTTATAGTTATTCTTGATTCTTTCATCAAATTTTTTTTCTGTAAAAAATCACCATCCACCTCGATCAACATTTAATAATTATTTGACTCGGACTCATCTAAAATATTCGTGCATCGATTAATCTTTAATACAAGCCATGCGTACTATTTAGGGTATGAAAAAACTTCTGGCTCTCATGATACTTCTTTTTCTCATTTCAGGCTGTGTGAAAACAAAACCCAATGTCACCGATAACAGGTCTGAAGTTCCCGCACCCAACATTACAGCGGTCAATAATAAATCAGAGGCCCCCCCGGTTGTGGATATTGCAAAGAACGACCTTGCCAAAAGACTCAATATCTCTATCGATCAGGTCCAGGTCGTCAAAATTGAAAATGTTGACTGGCCGGATACAAGCCTCGGATACCCCCAAAAAGGAATGATGTATGCGCAGGTCATAACCCCGGGATTCAGGATAATCCTGAAAGTTGGCGATAGGTTATACGAGTACCACAGCGATAACAGGCGGGTCGTAGGACCGGGTTCCTAATAACTGATGTATTTCCCGGTATTTTTGAGGTGCCTGCCAATCAGCAGCCCTGCAAGCACACCGCTTAAATGGGCACTGCGAGCGATCGCGTCTCCCGAACCTATGAACAGCAGGTCAAGCAGGGCAAAAAATATCAGTGAATATGTTATTTTCATCGGGATGAAATAGACGTATATTTCCATATGCGGGGCCAGGACTGTAAGGCATGCAAATATCCCAAATAGCGCTCCGGATGCCCCGATTGCGGGAGCAGAAGAATCCAGGACAAGAACGGACCATAGCGAATAGCCAATACCTGCCACAATGCCGGAAAGGAAAAAGACCATCAAGAACCTGTTGCTTCCAATCCTGCGCTCAAGTTCAGGCCCGAGGAAAAATAAAAACATCATGTTGAATAGGATATGTATCGGACCTGAGTGCAGAAAGATATGCGTCACGAGAGTCCATGGACGTGTTAGAACTTCTTGAGGAAAAAGAGCCAGATCCAGAGTATACGATGGGATAAGATATTGCAGGATGAATGATATCGCAACCACTATCAGGATAGTCAGCGAATAATTGCTTTTCATTACTGATAATGCACCCATCAAAGGGCTGTAAAATGGCTTTCTGTATTTCTTTACATTGGCGGCGGGTTTATACGGGAACTTCCCGCTCTCACGGACCTTTTCTTTGTAGGCGGCAAGTCCCTGGCAATCATGGGATTCGGGCAATCGGTGATTATAACAATATGACCTGCCGCAGAACTTGCATGTGAAGGGCATGGGGTCCCTGAAACCACAATAATCACATTCTTTTGCCATGGTACCTGAAATTTTATGTCCTTATATCAGCCCGGGATAATAATAGGTTTGGATACTGTCTCTTTTTCAAATTTGCCTTGAAAGAAGACAAATACTTCTATTTCTTTTCCCTTTTCAAACTCCCTCATTTTTTTATCATACATTTGCTGGCTGTGCCTGAGAGAATGTTCTTTGAAAAGGTCTCTAATTGAATTCATGAATCTCAGTTTTTGCTCCAGGAACGCTATTTCATATTTTTTTACGTCTTTTACAATATTTTCGCTTGTTTCATCGTTCATATCACTATAATAAAAACCATGCTGGTTCAAACCGGCTATATGTCTCCAATCAATATTTCCCTTTTCATCCGCCTCCCTGTGAAGCGTGTATGGATATATCCTGCAGATAAGCGGCCTTATGTCATAATGTTCGCAACGCCCCCCGGTGTAGAATATACAATGTCCTCGTGATTTGTTCTTAAGGGCATAGCCCATGACATAGAATCTTCCCTTGTTATCGCAAAATTCATAATAAGGCGCGGGGCGAAGGAAGTCCTTGCCAGCATGTTCGATGATCCTTTCCGCATCCTCATCAAGGAGAAAAACATGATCATTGAATTCACTGGTGCAGCATTTGCCACAGCTATTGCATTCAAATCCTACCTCACGGATTATTTCAATGAAATGGTCTTCCGGGAAGGAAATTATATCTTTTATTTCCCTCTCGATGTCGTTCGTTTTTATGTTTTCTGGAGTCAAGTCGATTAAACAGTTCTTATTCCCTTGTGAAATATAACAATATGCTCAATGCTATGAACTCAAGTGCATCAGGGATTACCACATACACTGGATTATATCCCAGAAGATTCACTATTATCGGGTACACCTGCGGGGGAGGAGGACTGCCGATAATCAAAAGCAAGAGGATAGCCCGGGAAAAGCTCTGGAGCAGGAGCGCTATGGTGAAAATAATAAGCCCCAGAGTAAAATTAGATTTGATCTTGCTGTAAATCTCAAGGTAAGAAACAAAGAGCACAAGAAGTAAAACGATATTACCTGCCGTGATATAATAAGCAACCTCTGTTATCTGAATAAAATTTCCTCCTTCCTATTTATTCTTACTCTGCATATCAATTTTTTCCCAAATGTCATTGAACTCATTTAAATTGGCCTCCATAGCTTTGGAAATAAAATACATTGCGCCGTATTTGTCTCCTTCCATCGTTATCACTCCATTTTTAATAAGAACATCCAGATGGTGCCTGATTGTCTTATAATCCATATTCAAAACCTCAGCTAACTGGTTTGCATTATACGGCCTGTCAATAAGATATTTCAGGATCAATGCGCGGGTCTGTCCTCCGCGCGTTCCTGCAATCAGATACCACAGTAGCTTTTTCAGAGATTCTCCTCCTACCCTGCAATTCAGGATAGATAACCAACCTAATTATTATAACTTATGGTAAAAAATTTATGCAGGCCCCCCATAACCCCGGACCTTGAAGTCGGCACAATAATCTTTGGCAATCTCTTTACATTTTCCAATATCCACCACCGGCAGATTTACCACTGTGAACCGAAGTTCCATCCCCGCTTTCGAGACGTCCCGGGCAAATTCAAGCATTTTTTTGTATGAGTTCTTGAACTTTGGATCGCAAAGCTGGTTATATGTATCTTCATCATGCGCATTCAGGCTTATGGATACAATTTTCATACCTGCTTCTGCCAGTTCCCTTGCCACCTTTCTATCAGGGTACAAAAGTTTGGCATGGCCGATAGTATCAAGCCGGGTTTTCATACCCCGCGTCGTGAGCCATTTTGTAATCTCGAGAACCTCGTTCAAGCGCGCCAGAGGTTCCCCAAGCCCGGTGAACACCACTTCATTGTATTTTGAAAGGTCGCTCATCGAGAGTTCATTTATTATTTCAGAAAGTGCTGGTTCTTTTGACAGGCGCAGGTTGTATCCGTATACTCCATCAGAATGGCGTTTTATGCAAAAAACACATTCTGCGGTACATCTGTTAGTAATGTTGAGATACAGGTTCCCGTGTGCTTCGTAGATAATAATGTCTTTTCTGTCCATTTCCTTTGTTAATAATAAGTTTCATAGCACATATTACTTTTCGTCATCATGTAATAATCTCGCATCCTTCGGGGTGTACTATCACCGTGTGTTCTGCCTGGGCTACAATTTCGTTGCTTTTTTCAATAAGCTCATGATATTCCCGAAGCCCTCTCAGGTCTTCCATCCTTATACCTGGAATCCAGCGGCGCGAAAAAGGAAGGCATCCAATGCTTTTTCTCAGTTCAGCACTCACTTTTGTCCTTCCCGTTAGTGCAAAAATGTGGGATTTTCCGTATCTTATATCTCCTTTGCCATATGTGGCAAAAGGTTCAATCGCAAATACCATGTCCTTTTTCATTTTCTGGCTGAAGACGCTCCCATAATTCGGAACAGTGATACCTGAGTGCAGGTCATATCGCTCCAGGCTGTGCCCCGTCAGATCCCTGATCGGGTTGAAACCGTATCTCTTGATCGTGCTTTCAATTATCTTCCCGATCGTTCTTGTCTGGATACCGTCCTTAGTGGATGTAATGGCATTCCCAAGCGCCTCTTCGCAGGCTTTTATCAGACAGCAGTGCTTATCTGTCCCTATCTCGATAGTGCTTGCTGTATCCGCGATATACCCTTCGATATGAACACCAACGTCTATTTTTACAACATCACCTTTTTTGAAGCATGGTGCGCCGTCTTCGGGTGTGTAATGTGATGCAATCTCATTGACAGAAATATTGCAGGGGAATGCAGGTTTTCCCCCCAGCTCTCTTATCCTGTTCTCGGCAAATTCGGCGATCTCAATAAGCGGAACATCTGCTCTTACCCTGGAAATGGCTTCGTTCCTCGCACTTGCGGCTATTTTTCCTGCTTCGATATAGTATTCATGGATAGTTTCGTTCATCTGTCCGTAGCAACTAATGCTGCACCCGCCAATATAAATGCCCCCCCGATTACCTCTGGAAATGCAAGCCTTTCATTAAGAATAAGAACTGATAATACAATAGCACTTACTGGCTCTATCAACCCGAGGATGCTCGCACTTGCAGCTCTCACTTTCGCCAATCCGTTAAAATAAAGTGAAACGGCAAGTATGGTCGGGAATATAGCTAAAAGTATGAGAAAAATTACGTTGGAGGAAAAGACATCCATTGGTACAAGACCCGATGGGAGGAGGACGAGCGCGGCTACCAGGAAACTCCAGAAAGCCTGGGTGTAACCTGAATATGTGGAGCTGATGAACTTTGAGGTCATTATCTGGAAGCCATAAGCTATGCCAGAAAGTATGCCTGCTATTATCCCGATGGATTGCAGCGAGAAATCAGGTTTTTCAGGGCCAACAATGAACAGGATGCCTGCGATGGATAGAAGAAGGGCTATCAACCCTTTCTTAGTTGCCCTTTCCTTCAAAAGCAGTGGCGAAAGTACCGTAACATATACAGGCGCTGTATATAAAAGTAGAACTGCAATAGAGACCGATGCATTCAATATGGCCTCGAAATACGTAAGCATGGTTGCTGCCTGAAGAATACTGAACATGACCAGATAGGATTTCTTATTTTTAAGGTGTACTCTATAAAGATTTCCTGAAATCAATAATACAGCGAACAGTATTATGAATGCAATGGTCACCCTGTAAAAAATAATGCTCTGGGCTGACATTCCAATGATCATTTTCCCAAATATTCCTGCAAGTCCCCAGAGTATAGCTGCTGCAATTATCTCCCCGTAGCCTGCAAAGATATTCCGGATTTGCGCTGGGTTCATGCGGTTCTGAAGATTCTATTAGGCAAAATAGGTTTCTTTTTTAGAACTGCAGCCGAATGCAGGTTTCCGGCATCAGCGACTATCACTGACTTTCTATTTATACAGTTCGCTCATTTTTCCGGATAATTCCGGATGACGGTTCATGCCAACGCTTTCATGAATCTCTCTTTGATCTCGTGCGCCGACAGGGGGATTTCCTTGCATTTCATGTTTACAGGCTTCACTATCACATGAACAAAACCTGCTTTGCGCTGCAACGCCTCTCTCAATTCCTCAATGGTATGCACTTTGACGGTATCTCCTATCCCGCTTGCCTTTGCGAGAAATTCGAGATCAATCTGCCTGAAGGTTGCCGTTTCCTGGTTTCCCGTGGAGCCGTATGCTGCATTATCTATGGCAACCACAGTCATGTTTTCGGAAGCGCAGGCGCCGATAGCTGTCAGAGCGTTCGGATTCATAAGGAGACTCCCATCTCCATCGATCACATACACATGCCTTTTCTGCACAATGGAAAGACCGAGACCTATGGAAGACACCAAACCCATCGAACCGAGCATATAGAAATTAAACTTCCTGTCCCTGATCTCAAATAATTCCTTTGAAGGGATGCCGAGGTTCGCGACAATGATATCATCATTAACCAGTGAGGTAATTACCTTAATTGCCTCATATCTTGTCATTGCAGGTTTCCTTATTTCCGACCTTAACCTCAATTCCGTTGTTCGGGGGGTTATCTCAAGAGGCTCAGACACTTCACACATGGAGCCTTCCCATACTGCAGGTGAAACCAATATGACATGAGGTCTTGAATTGTCAAAAGAATCCCTGATCGCAGTATCGATCTCATCCAGTTCATCCTGGGTATTTAAGATCGTATATTTTATATCTGCGGCATCCAGGATTGCAGGAAGCCTTTTACCGAACTGCCATTGGGCTTCGATCGATTCTCTGTAAACGCCGCGCCAGCTTGCCAGCACTGGTAAAGGTATCCCGTATGTCAAATTGAGGGATTCCAGGGCATTTATCATATTGCCTATCCCTGTGCTCTGGATCACCATAACAGGTCTTCCGCCCCCCAGGTATATGCCTGCGCATATTCCCACACCGTTCTCTTCTCGGGTCAAAGGAAGCGTTGTCATATTTTTGCCGATCTGAGGGAGAAGGGCTTTGATCCTATCGCACGGAAGCGTAGCTGCAAAATTTATCCTGTTCTTTTTCAGGATTTCAACGACTTTGCTCTCCGGACTTATCATTATACGGCCAATACTTTTCTGTGGATTATCTCTTCAAGCGGCACGATCGCATTTTCGGCACATGCCGCCGGCTCTATTTTGTGCAGGGAATAATCCATTTCGAGTCGCTTCACGCCTCCCCCCGTTATGTTCAGACAAATGTGTTCCTCTGCGTCTACTTTATGGCTATTCACCGCTTCCATAAGGGATGCAACCGCAACTGCGGCCGGAGGGAATATGTCTATCCCTTCAAACCGCTCGAATAACCTCTGTGCGTCTTTTGTATCATTATTTGAGATTCCGTACATCGTTCCGTCGGTGGAACACAGCGCATCGTAGACACCGCCCGGAACAGAATACGGCGGTTCTCTGTTGGATAGTATGTCGGCGTACATCTTATGAATGAGCTCCTTGGGATTAGGCATGTCAAGGTCCTTAATGATCTCGCGTCTTTTTGCATTCCATGCATGGAACATGGGCGCAAAAGGCAGGTTCTGCGAAAGGTGGAGCTGCGGCAGTCTTTTTCCGAACCTTCCATCTTCAAGCAAGCGCATCGACGCTTCCCATGACGCAATGCCGCCCGTCCCACTCCCTATGGCCTGGAAATAATGATCGGGCATCCGCCTCATGTATAATGAGGCGTCCAGCATCACGGTTCCCATTCCATCCCTCCGCGCCACGTTCCTTGCCCCCCCTTCCGCCATCATGCCAGGAAGGGATGAGAGGCGCTCTGCAAGGTGAATGGAATCAGTATAATCGCAGTTCTTTCCCATCTGGATAATATGAATTGAATCTGTAGGCTCCTCGGGAAGCCATAGCCTTGGCACTCCGCTTGCCGGCACAACGATATAAACTTTTACGCCTGTCAGCGCGGATACGTGGGCAAAGGCACGCGCGGTGTTCCCGGCTGACGCCAGGACAAGAGATTTGCCTGAATTCTTGATCTTCTGGATGGTGGGAAAGGCTTCCAGTTCCTTGAAACTGCAGGTTTTGATAAAAGCCCCATTTTCTGGCCAGTAGCCGTTAAAAGATACGTATAAATTATTCAATCCCAATTCTGCCGCAAGTTCAGTGCTTTTGTATGTGATCGGTCCGGAATCTGAAGTGATGATTTCATTTACGGGCAGCCAGTCATGGAACTTTCCCATCCCTGGAACATCCTTCAGCATGATCTGGCGATTGCTGTACTTTGTCCGCAAAAGGGCATTGTCGGTAGTGCACTTCAGCCGGTCGTCAAAATAAATGCCCGAACAGCCTGTGCATTCAAGATGGAATTTGGGATTCTTAGATATCGAAATAGATGATTGCGAGCTGGAAACCCTTTTGCCGCATGCATATTCGCTTTCTGTCATAATTAATAGGTTTAATTTAGTTGACTATTTATGTCTTTCCGTTTAAAGTGTAATTTTTTCCTGAATTAGACACTAAAACAATTCCAATATACTTTTGTCCAATAGTGCATAAGAACAATAAATGGTCGAATCTTTCGTTTCTCTGTGAAGTGGCTGCCACAGAACAGTACTCGGGCTTTCTCAAACAGGCCGACCGGGGTATTTTTTGAGCCTGCCGATCGTTCTCCGTCCCTCTTCATTAACTGGCAGGATATAAAAAAGATAATCATCCAGCGGGAAGAAAAAACCTGACTGGCAAGGAACCTGTGTTTACCCGCTGATTACGATACAATAAAGGGAAGAGCTTACAGATGGCGGTTCCTCTGTCGTGCCTGTCACTATTCTCTCATCCGGATAGGCAAGCCTCTCGCAAACGGAGATTTTCCTCGAAAGCCCCCGGGATTTCATAACATCTGCGATCTCTTTCACCCCGAAGTCCCGGCCCGGTAGAATGAACAGTTTTCTCCCTTCCCTAAGCTGTTCGACGATTCGTTTTTCCACAATAATGCTTTCGCCTGAATGGGCTGTGATCACGGAAAGATTGTCCATATCCAGACACAGGCGGGAGCATGCCAGCTGCAGCGATGATATCCCCGGGATCACTTCGTCGTATTTTTTTGCGAATTTACCAAGACCTGAGAGCATAGGATCGCCTGTTGAAAGCACGACTGCATTTTCAGGGAGTGAATCCAATTTATAATCAGTGATCTCATGAGTCTCACATTTTTTATGCTCTCTTGCGAGCTCTATCGCTCTCTTTGATCCGAATATTATTTCAGCGCTTTCAATTGCAGATATTGCTTCCTCAGTAAGGAGATTCGGGCCAGCCCCTACGCCTACTATTTTCATTTTCGCTCACCACTGTCCCGAAGTATTGTTCCATCCCTGTTCAAAAGCACGACCCTTTTGCCCGATAACTTCACAGCCTCCGCAAGAGCGCTGTCGATGAGAGCATTTTTTGGATTATCTTCGATCATATCCGCAATCGTCCTGTACCCGCTGTTTTTCAACAGATCCCGGGACGCCCATTTGAGGATCAAGCCAGGGAGTCCCACGATAATCACTTCTCCCTTTGCCGCTCTTAATCCCCTGGTAATATCACTCCCGATAAGTATCACATCGTAATCCGGGAAAAGCAAATGGGAGAAACGCATGCCAAGGCGCCCCGTTGTGAACACTATCCTGTCCGAGCGCCTAATGAGTTCTTCTTTCATTTCACCCAGATGCTCATTCCATGGTTCGACAAAGCCGGTGGTGCCAAGAATAGATATGCCGCCAATTATTCCCACTTTTTCATTGAGCGTATGTTTTGCGATCTCCTTACCCCTGGGTACTGAAATGGTGACTATAGCACCTTTCAGCCCGGTTTCAATAAGCGCCTCCTTGACCGATTCCTCTATCTGCCGCATGGGAATTGGATTGATAGCGGGTGTCTCATTTTTTCTGCCTATACCGAAGCCTGCTTTGATTATGATGTTTTCATTATCCTTTGCCTCGGCGATGATTTCCACGCCCTTTGTAGCATCGAAGGCATGGTCGCCTGAGTCTTTAATAGCAGATGCTTTTCCATCCCTGGCGTTTACAGGCATGATGGCCCGCGGACCTGCGGGTGTGGGTACCGATACTTCTGAGATCCCTTTTCTCAAGGACAATACAGCGGCTTTTGCGGCAGCAGACGCTGTAGTCCCCGTGGTATAACCCCGCCGCAGCAGCAAACCGTTTGAAAGAAGCACGTAGCGCCCGCTCGAAATCATCGAATCGAGTTCATTTGCCGGGACGTTTGCCCTCATCATCCATTCATCCGGAATATGAAAATTGTTAACAGGGTCTATCATTTTGTTTCATCTGATTAGTGTAATTATTCCTTTATAGTATATTATCTATATATATAAATTATTAATTTAACTCAACAGTATTTTGAAATTCAAATACCAGCAATGCCATTTTATTCACATAGTATATACACTTTTTTATACTTTGAAATCATAATAGTCAGCAAATGAGAAAAGATAATTATAGATTCAGGCGACCTCGCTGCTGCGGCTCCATGATGGTCTCGGCGTACTTCGGGCATGGGAGGGCAGCGCCCGGTAAAGAAAAGATAGGACTGTACTGTACCCGATGCAGGCGGTTTGAAATAGAAAGACCGATGCATCCAACTGTTGATGGCGGAATTAAGTAAATAAATATGATAAAAAGAGAAGAAAGATTGTCGTTTATATATTTACTTTGTGGGTTATTTTTTCTAATTCAAGCTGTTTTAAATATTGAGATTATACCTGTGGAATACGCCATTAAGATACTTGGAATTCCATCGAACATAGAAGGTTTTTTTTGGCTGGCAATATATTCTGTTTTGTTTAGCATGGCATCATATGTTGGAACAATGGCATACGCAAGAATATTTTCTAAAGGCAAAGAATGGGCGGCTAAAATTGCTTCTGTATATTTTGTTAACGGAATGGTAGGATTTTTTACCATTTGTATAACCATTTTCTCTTTTGGAATACTTTCGTTGTTTAAAATACTTCCAATGCAAATCTCTTTTACGCGA
The Candidatus Methanoperedens sp. genome window above contains:
- the comE gene encoding sulfopyruvate decarboxylase subunit beta, which gives rise to MISPESKVVEILKKNRINFAATLPCDRIKALLPQIGKNMTTLPLTREENGVGICAGIYLGGGRPVMVIQSTGIGNMINALESLNLTYGIPLPVLASWRGVYRESIEAQWQFGKRLPAILDAADIKYTILNTQDELDEIDTAIRDSFDNSRPHVILVSPAVWEGSMCEVSEPLEITPRTTELRLRSEIRKPAMTRYEAIKVITSLVNDDIIVANLGIPSKELFEIRDRKFNFYMLGSMGLVSSIGLGLSIVQKRHVYVIDGDGSLLMNPNALTAIGACASENMTVVAIDNAAYGSTGNQETATFRQIDLEFLAKASGIGDTVKVHTIEELREALQRKAGFVHVIVKPVNMKCKEIPLSAHEIKERFMKALA
- a CDS encoding cobalt-precorrin-5B (C(1))-methyltransferase, which encodes MIDPVNNFHIPDEWMMRANVPANELDSMISSGRYVLLSNGLLLRRGYTTGTTASAAAKAAVLSLRKGISEVSVPTPAGPRAIMPVNARDGKASAIKDSGDHAFDATKGVEIIAEAKDNENIIIKAGFGIGRKNETPAINPIPMRQIEESVKEALIETGLKGAIVTISVPRGKEIAKHTLNEKVGIIGGISILGTTGFVEPWNEHLGEMKEELIRRSDRIVFTTGRLGMRFSHLLFPDYDVILIGSDITRGLRAAKGEVIIVGLPGLILKWASRDLLKNSGYRTIADMIEDNPKNALIDSALAEAVKLSGKRVVLLNRDGTILRDSGERK
- a CDS encoding cysteate synthase: MTESEYACGKRVSSSQSSISISKNPKFHLECTGCSGIYFDDRLKCTTDNALLRTKYSNRQIMLKDVPGMGKFHDWLPVNEIITSDSGPITYKSTELAAELGLNNLYVSFNGYWPENGAFIKTCSFKELEAFPTIQKIKNSGKSLVLASAGNTARAFAHVSALTGVKVYIVVPASGVPRLWLPEEPTDSIHIIQMGKNCDYTDSIHLAERLSSLPGMMAEGGARNVARRDGMGTVMLDASLYMRRMPDHYFQAIGSGTGGIASWEASMRLLEDGRFGKRLPQLHLSQNLPFAPMFHAWNAKRREIIKDLDMPNPKELIHKMYADILSNREPPYSVPGGVYDALCSTDGTMYGISNNDTKDAQRLFERFEGIDIFPPAAVAVASLMEAVNSHKVDAEEHICLNITGGGVKRLEMDYSLHKIEPAACAENAIVPLEEIIHRKVLAV
- a CDS encoding DMT family transporter encodes the protein MNPAQIRNIFAGYGEIIAAAILWGLAGIFGKMIIGMSAQSIIFYRVTIAFIILFAVLLISGNLYRVHLKNKKSYLVMFSILQAATMLTYFEAILNASVSIAVLLLYTAPVYVTVLSPLLLKERATKKGLIALLLSIAGILFIVGPEKPDFSLQSIGIIAGILSGIAYGFQIMTSKFISSTYSGYTQAFWSFLVAALVLLPSGLVPMDVFSSNVIFLILLAIFPTILAVSLYFNGLAKVRAASASILGLIEPVSAIVLSVLILNERLAFPEVIGGAFILAGAALVATDR
- a CDS encoding cobalt-precorrin-7 (C(5))-methyltransferase, encoding MKIVGVGAGPNLLTEEAISAIESAEIIFGSKRAIELAREHKKCETHEITDYKLDSLPENAVVLSTGDPMLSGLGKFAKKYDEVIPGISSLQLACSRLCLDMDNLSVITAHSGESIIVEKRIVEQLREGRKLFILPGRDFGVKEIADVMKSRGLSRKISVCERLAYPDERIVTGTTEEPPSVSSSLYCIVISG